A DNA window from Ipomoea triloba cultivar NCNSP0323 chromosome 10, ASM357664v1 contains the following coding sequences:
- the LOC116031486 gene encoding protein PAM71, chloroplastic: MLGVALSSESPLLRPLTATHVPLQNFSPKFLRFFNFRFHTKSSRPNNSLVISGCSRQLCGCKYDGLRGNFVLKEVKTSKRKCCCRARLPHAGDECNLTRKSTLLNRPRKNEMGSAFEVLNISHDKFLKFVSMSGLLALLGAQEAIAASDIATGLQATSIFGDLGDISTGFASAFLLIFFSELGDKTFFIAALLAARNSSIVTFFGTFGALGVMTIISVVLGRTFHYVDDILPFRIGGTDLPIDDIAAVILLLYFGVSTLLDASSSDGGKAEEEQKEAELAVSELSGNGAGILAAANTVISTFVLVFVAEWGDKSFFSTIALAAASSPLGVIAGALAGHGVATLLAVLGGSLLGSFLSEKVIAYIGGTLFLVFAAVTLVEIVT; this comes from the exons ATGCTAGGCGTTGCGCTCTCTTCAGAGAGCCCGCTTTTGAGGCCTTTGACAGCCACCCATGTTCCCCTTCAAAATTTCTCTCCTAAATTTCTTAGATTCTTCAACTTTCGATTCCATACAAAATCATCTCGCCCCAATAACAGTCTTGTGATCTCCGG GTGTTCAAGGCAGCTTTGTGGATGCAAATATGATGGATTGCGTGGTAATTTCGTCCTCAAG GAGGTCAAGACCAGTAAGCGTAAATGTTGCTGCAGAGCAAGATTGCCTCATGCCGGGGATGAATGCAACCTTACAAGGAAATCTACATTACTGAATAGACcgaggaaaaatgaaatgggtTCTGCTTTTGAAGTTTTAAATATCTCACATGATAAGTTTCTTAAATTTGTGTCAATGTCTGGGCTTCTCGCTCTCCTTGGTGCTCAAGAAGCAATTGCAGCTTCAGATATTGCTACTGGATTGCAGGCCACGTCCATCTTTGGGGATCTTGGCGATATAAGCACAGGTTTTGCTTCA GCATTCTTGTTGATATTCTTCTCTGAGCTTGGGGACAAAACCTTCTTCATTGCA GCTCTTCTAGCTGCTCGGAACTCATCTATCGTCACATTCTTTGGAACTTTTGGTGCACTAGG GGTAATGACAATCATATCTGTTGTCCTTGGGCGTACATTTCACTATGTTGACGATATCCTTCCATTCAG GATTGGTGGTACCGATTTGCCTATTGATGATATTGCTGCGGTTATCCTTCTG TTGTATTTTGGTGTTTCAACCTTGCTCGATGCCTCCTCTAGCGATGGCGGGAAAGCTGAAGAAGAACAGAAGGAG GCAGAGCTGGCTGTTTCAGAGCTCTCGGGAAATGGTGCTGGAATATTGGCTGCTGCTAACACTGTCATTAGCACATTTGTTTTAGTCTTCGTTGCTGAATGGGGTGACAAATCGTTTTTCTCGACAATAG CTCTTGCTGCAGCCTCTTCGCCTCTTGGAGTAATTGCAGGTGCGCTTGCTGGCCATGGAGTGGCAACTCTG CTGGCTGTTCTTGGTGGCTCATTACTCGGGTCATTCTTATCCGAAAAG GTTATTGCATACATTGGCGGTACGCTATTCCTAGTATTTGCTGCGGTAACCTTGGTAGAGATCGTAACCTGA